From the genome of Phocoena phocoena chromosome 18, mPhoPho1.1, whole genome shotgun sequence, one region includes:
- the KCTD4 gene encoding BTB/POZ domain-containing protein KCTD4: MERKINRREKEKEYEGKHNSLEDADQGKNCKSTLMTLNVGGYLYITQKQTLTKYPDTFLEGIVNGKILCPFDADGHYFIDRDGLLFRHVLNFLRNGELLLPEGFRENQLLAQEAEFFQLKGLAEEVKSRWEKEQLTPRETTFLEITDNHDRSQGLRIFCNAPDFISKIKSRIVLVSKSRLDGFPEEFSISSNIIQFKYFIKSENGTRLVLKEDNTFVCTLETLKFEAIMMALKCGFRLLTSLDCSKGSIVHSDALHFIK, from the coding sequence ATGGAGCgtaaaataaacagaagagaaaaagaaaaggagtatgAAGGGAAACACAACAGCCTGGAAGATGCTGACCAGGGAAAGAACTGCAAATCCACCCTGATGACCCTCAACGTTGGTGGATACCTATACATTACTCAGAAACAAACACTGACCAAGTACCCAGACACTTTCCTTGAAGGTATAGTAAATGGAAAAATCCTCTGCCCATTTGATGCCGATGGTCATTATTTCATAGACAGGGATGGGCTCCTCTTCAGGCATGTTCTAAACTTCCTACGAAACGGAGAACTTCTACTGCCAGAAGGGTTTCGAGAAAATCAACTTCTCGCACAAGAAGCAGAATTCTTTCAGCTCAAGGGACTGGCGGAGGAAGTGAAGTCCAGGTGGGAAaaagaacagctaacacccaggGAGACTACTTTCCTGGAAATAACAGATAACCATGATCGCTCACAAGGACTGAGAATCTTCTGTAATGCTCCTGATttcatatcaaaaataaaatctcGCATTGTTCTGGTGTCCAAAAGCAGGCTGGATGGCTTTCCAGAGGAGTTTTCAATATCGTCAAACATCATTCAATTTAAATACTTCATCAAGTCTGAAAATGGCACTCGACTTGTACTGAAGGAAGACAACACCTTTGTCTGCACCTTGGAAACTCTTAAGTTCGAGGCCATAATGATGGCCTTAAAGTGTGGTTTTAGACTGCTGACCAGCCTGGATTGCTCCAAAGGGTCGATTGTTCACAGCGATGCACTTCATTTTATCAAGTAA